The Equus caballus isolate H_3958 breed thoroughbred chromosome 12, TB-T2T, whole genome shotgun sequence genome contains a region encoding:
- the LOC138916650 gene encoding olfactory receptor 5AN1-like, whose amino-acid sequence MTQGGNITAITHFLLLGFSDFPGIRAVLFVVFLLVYIMTLIWNLCLIILIRMDFHLHTPMYFFLHNLSFIDICYVTSTVPKMLSNFFQEQQTITLVGCAVQYFIFSTMGPSESCLMTAMAYDRYAAICNPLLYSSIMSPTLCVQMVLGSYMAGFSGSISQLCAMLQLQFCGPNVINHFFCDMPQLLVLSCTDTFFVQLMTAVLIVIFGIINVSIIMISYGCIVISIMKITSAKGRSKAFSTCASHLTAVTLFYSSSIFVYLSSSSGGSSSFDRFASVFYTVVIPMLNPLIYSLRNKEIKDALKRLQKKGKYC is encoded by the coding sequence ATGACTCAAGGAGGAAATATTACAGCTAtcacccatttcctcctcttgggATTCTCAGATTTCCCCGGAATCAGAGCAGTGCTCTTCGTTGTATTCCTGTTGGTGTACATTATGACTCTGATTTGGAACCTGTGTCTCATCATCTTAATAAGGATGGATTtccatctccacacacccatgtacttcttcctccatAATCTGTCCTTCATTGATATCTGCTACGTGACCTCCACAGTCCCCAAGATGCTCTCCAACTTTTTCCAGGAGCAGCAAACCATCACCCTTGTGGGTTGTGCTGTTCAATACTTCATCTTTTCAACCATGGGACCgagtgagtcttgtctcatgacagccatGGCTTATGATCGATATGCTGCCATTTGTAACCCActtctctattcatccatcatgtCACCCACTCTGTGTGTTCAAATGGTGCTTGGGTCCTATATGGCAGGATTCTCTGGTTCTATATCCCAATTGTGTGCCATGCTTCAGCTCCAATTCTGTGGGCCTAATGTCatcaaccacttcttctgtgacatgccCCAACTGTTAGTCCTGTCCTGCACTGACACTTTCTTTGTACAACTCATGACTGCGGTATTAATAGTGATCTTTGGGATAATAAATGTCTCAATTATCATGATATCTTATGGCTGTATTGTCATCTCCATTATGAAGATCACTTCAGCTAAAGGCAGGTCCAAGGCTTTCAGcacctgtgcttctcacctgACAGCAGTGACCCTCTTCTATTCCTCAAGTATCTTTGTCTACTTGAGTTCCAGCTCTGGCGGTTCCTCCAGCTTTGACAGATTTGCATCAGTCTTCTACACTGTGGTGATTCCCATGTTGAATCCCTTGAtttatagtctgaggaacaaagaaatcaaagacgccTTGAAGAGGTTGCAAAAGAAGGGAAAGTATTGCTGA